Proteins encoded within one genomic window of Triticum aestivum cultivar Chinese Spring chromosome 2D, IWGSC CS RefSeq v2.1, whole genome shotgun sequence:
- the LOC123048372 gene encoding uncharacterized protein: MAASLLLRRRELASPLGTLAANVQSTYAANVCSRWRGSGRTLSAKATQNEVTGTDLGTDKSCGVMEGKGGQTDYTDEMWTKDREEIKHMKAEYEEHMRTCRKQMDALFER; this comes from the exons ATGGCGGCCTCgctgctcctccgccgccgagAGCTCGCGTCGCCTCTCGGCACC CTGGCTGCCAACGTCCAGTCAACATATGCTGCGAATGTGTGCTCCAGATGGCGTGGTTCTGGAAGAACTTTGAG TGCAAAGGCAACCCAGAATGAGGTTACTGGAACTGATTTGGGAACAGACAAGTCATGTGGGGTTATGGAGGGAAAG ggggggcAGACAGATTACACCGATGAAATGTGGACCAAAGATAGGGAGGAGATAAAACACATGAAGGCAGAATACGAGGAGCACATGAGGACTTGCCGCAAGCAGATGGATGCGCTTTTTGAACGTTAG